A genomic region of Janthinobacterium lividum contains the following coding sequences:
- a CDS encoding autotransporter assembly complex protein TamA, whose product MGQLTLAAAGSVILACPAVQARAQEETQERPQDAAADTPSTEAAPAPLQYEVKVNAPGDLDELLEKNLDLERFRGNPRMDREQLQRLVRDTPEQAKNLVATAGYYTPVVTVRVDTTGAKPVVIVDLDPGQPVTIDKVELELRGFDPTPPLAASEPYDTEALKRSWSLKTGSVFRQADWESAKRALLREVVQTRYPRAQLVDTQAVVDPETHKVSLLVVLDSGPELRFGELRIEGLKRYDASIIRNLDKIRPGEYYSESALQSFQARLQDTGYFASVEVSADMSSILNEQIEAGQESQQAEVEGASAAAEAKPVNRGPAPLLPLVVRVTENKQQNVSAGLGFSTNTGNRAQLNYDNLNVWGTRFKSAITMETKKQAAHANFYFPTTERGYNDSAGASFERSDISNEITAVTTISAKRNWGGTNLERSLTFEFLSEDKTVVGLEQTRSKSLPLTYAITKRSLDSLLFPTKGYVINAQVGGALLPVLTDERFVRVAGKAVYYRPLGEKGELIVRGEMGALGSKEKRGVPAVYLFRAGGDQSVRGYAYQELGVKEGDATIGGRYMLTGSAEYQYWFKPKWAIAAFYDAGNAADTVKAAMTPKSGYGLGGRYKSPVGPINVDVAYGHAVHAYRLHFSLGFTF is encoded by the coding sequence ATGGGTCAACTGACACTGGCGGCCGCCGGCAGTGTCATCCTGGCATGCCCGGCCGTCCAGGCGCGCGCGCAGGAGGAAACGCAAGAGCGTCCGCAAGACGCGGCCGCCGACACCCCTTCCACGGAAGCGGCGCCCGCCCCGCTGCAGTACGAGGTCAAGGTCAACGCACCGGGCGACCTCGATGAGTTGCTCGAAAAAAACCTGGATCTGGAACGCTTCCGCGGCAACCCGCGCATGGACCGCGAGCAATTGCAACGCCTCGTGCGCGATACCCCCGAGCAAGCCAAAAACCTCGTCGCCACGGCCGGCTATTACACGCCCGTCGTCACGGTGCGCGTCGATACGACGGGCGCCAAACCGGTCGTCATCGTCGACCTTGACCCGGGCCAGCCGGTGACCATCGACAAGGTCGAGCTGGAATTGCGCGGCTTCGACCCCACGCCGCCGCTGGCCGCCAGCGAACCCTACGATACGGAAGCCCTGAAGCGCAGCTGGTCGTTGAAGACGGGCAGCGTGTTTCGCCAGGCCGACTGGGAATCGGCCAAGCGCGCCCTGCTGCGCGAAGTGGTGCAGACGCGCTACCCGCGCGCCCAGCTGGTCGATACGCAAGCCGTGGTCGACCCGGAAACGCACAAGGTCTCCTTGCTGGTGGTACTCGACAGCGGCCCCGAGCTGCGCTTCGGCGAACTGCGCATCGAAGGCTTGAAACGCTACGATGCCAGCATCATCCGCAACCTCGACAAGATACGCCCCGGCGAATACTACAGCGAATCGGCGCTGCAATCGTTCCAGGCGCGCCTGCAGGACACGGGTTATTTTGCCAGCGTGGAAGTGAGCGCCGACATGAGCAGCATCCTCAACGAGCAGATCGAAGCAGGCCAGGAAAGCCAGCAAGCCGAGGTCGAAGGTGCCAGCGCCGCCGCCGAAGCCAAGCCCGTCAACCGCGGCCCCGCGCCGCTGCTGCCGCTGGTGGTGCGCGTGACGGAAAACAAGCAGCAGAACGTCAGCGCCGGTCTCGGTTTCAGTACGAACACGGGGAATCGCGCCCAGCTCAACTATGACAACCTGAACGTGTGGGGCACGCGCTTCAAGAGCGCGATCACCATGGAAACGAAGAAACAGGCGGCGCATGCCAATTTTTACTTTCCAACGACCGAACGCGGCTACAACGACAGCGCGGGCGCCTCGTTCGAGCGCAGCGACATTTCCAACGAAATCACGGCCGTGACCACCATCTCGGCCAAGCGCAACTGGGGTGGCACCAACCTCGAGCGCAGCCTGACGTTCGAGTTCCTCAGCGAAGACAAGACCGTCGTCGGCCTGGAACAGACGCGCAGCAAGAGCTTGCCGCTGACCTATGCCATCACCAAGCGCAGCCTCGACAGCCTGCTGTTCCCCACCAAGGGCTATGTCATCAACGCCCAGGTGGGCGGCGCCCTGCTGCCCGTGCTGACGGACGAGCGCTTCGTGCGCGTGGCCGGCAAGGCTGTGTATTACCGTCCGCTCGGTGAAAAAGGCGAACTGATCGTGCGCGGCGAAATGGGCGCGCTGGGCTCGAAGGAAAAACGCGGCGTGCCGGCCGTCTACCTGTTCCGCGCGGGCGGCGACCAGTCGGTGCGCGGCTATGCCTACCAGGAACTGGGCGTCAAGGAAGGCGACGCCACCATCGGTGGTCGCTACATGCTCACCGGCAGCGCCGAATACCAGTACTGGTTCAAGCCGAAGTGGGCCATCGCCGCCTTCTATGACGCCGGCAACGCGGCCGATACCGTGAAAGCGGCCATGACGCCGAAATCGGGCTATGGCCTGGGCGGGCGCTACAAGAGCCCCGTCGGCCCCATCAATGTCGACGTGGCGTATGGCCACGCCGTCCACGCCTACCGTTTGCACTTCTCTCTGGGATTCACTTTCTGA
- a CDS encoding sterol desaturase family protein — MKSLFAALYGPAFWAGFIGAASYLIAVCHYSLWVLPPLLLLALLTSFLAERYLPYDGAWNHDHGDGWRDIAHALVNEALYLLGLAAFPLLAGHLALGAFWPVQLPFWAQLLLAIVIADCGITLVHYLSHRYYFLWKLHAVHHSVQRLYGFNGWMKHPLHLLLEAAGGMLPLLLLGMPERVMAVLAFAVAIQLLLQHANVDMRMGPLRQIFAWAPLHRFHHMKYGTAGDVNFGLFFTCWDRLLGTRFDAPGYRMRGEDLGIGSRPDYPAAYGAQLLEPFRAEEGVRAPELPAGLRKVINRAA, encoded by the coding sequence ATGAAATCCCTCTTTGCCGCGCTGTACGGCCCCGCGTTCTGGGCCGGCTTCATCGGCGCCGCCAGTTACCTGATTGCGGTGTGTCATTATTCTCTCTGGGTCTTGCCGCCCTTGCTGCTGCTGGCCCTGCTCACTTCCTTTCTTGCCGAACGCTATCTGCCGTATGACGGCGCGTGGAACCACGATCACGGCGACGGCTGGCGCGACATTGCGCACGCGCTCGTCAATGAAGCGCTGTATCTGCTGGGCCTGGCTGCCTTTCCCCTGCTGGCCGGGCACCTGGCGCTGGGCGCATTCTGGCCAGTCCAGCTGCCGTTCTGGGCGCAACTGTTGCTGGCGATCGTCATCGCCGATTGCGGCATCACGCTCGTGCATTACCTGAGCCACCGCTATTATTTTCTGTGGAAACTGCATGCCGTGCACCACAGCGTGCAGCGCCTGTATGGCTTCAATGGCTGGATGAAGCACCCGCTGCACCTGCTGCTGGAAGCGGCGGGCGGCATGCTGCCCTTGCTGCTGCTGGGCATGCCGGAGCGTGTCATGGCCGTGCTGGCGTTTGCCGTGGCGATCCAGCTGTTGCTGCAGCATGCGAATGTCGACATGCGCATGGGCCCGCTGCGCCAGATATTCGCCTGGGCGCCATTGCACCGTTTTCATCACATGAAGTACGGCACGGCCGGCGACGTGAACTTCGGCCTGTTTTTTACCTGCTGGGACCGCTTGCTGGGCACGCGTTTCGATGCACCGGGCTACCGCATGCGGGGCGAGGACCTTGGCATCGGCAGCCGTCCCGATTATCCGGCCGCATACGGGGCGCAACTGCTGGAGCCGTTCCGCGCGGAAGAGGGCGTGCGCGCGCCCGAGTTGCCAGCTGGTTTGCGTAAAGTCATCAATCGAGCAGCTTGA
- the queC gene encoding 7-cyano-7-deazaguanine synthase QueC has translation MLATDSALVLFSGGQDSTTCLAWALKHYSRVETIGFDYGQRHAIELTVRPGVLEQMRQQSPEWDSRLGQDHMIDLSLISAISDTAMTQNVEIVMQENGLPNTFVPGRNLLFMTVAATVAYRRGLTVLVGGMCETDFSGYPDCRDDTMKALQVALNLGMNTRLKLETPLMWLDKAQSWDLAEDLGGQPLVDLIRSGTHTCYLGERGELHDWGYGCGTCPACALRANGYQQYAARKAAKQAK, from the coding sequence ATGCTAGCAACGGACTCCGCACTGGTGCTCTTTAGCGGTGGACAAGATTCCACCACCTGCCTGGCCTGGGCCTTGAAACACTATAGCCGCGTGGAAACCATCGGCTTTGATTACGGCCAGCGCCATGCGATCGAACTGACCGTGCGTCCCGGCGTACTGGAACAGATGCGCCAGCAGTCGCCCGAATGGGATAGCCGCCTGGGCCAGGATCACATGATCGACCTGTCCCTGATTTCCGCCATTTCCGATACGGCCATGACGCAGAACGTCGAGATCGTCATGCAGGAAAACGGCTTGCCGAACACTTTTGTTCCTGGACGCAACTTGCTGTTCATGACCGTGGCCGCTACCGTGGCGTACCGCCGCGGCTTGACGGTGCTCGTCGGCGGCATGTGCGAGACGGATTTTTCCGGCTACCCGGATTGCCGTGACGACACGATGAAGGCCCTGCAAGTGGCCCTGAACCTGGGCATGAACACGCGCCTGAAGCTGGAAACGCCGCTGATGTGGCTGGACAAGGCGCAAAGCTGGGACCTGGCGGAAGACCTGGGCGGCCAGCCCCTGGTCGACCTGATCCGCAGCGGCACGCACACCTGCTACCTGGGCGAGCGGGGCGAGCTGCACGACTGGGGCTATGGCTGCGGCACCTGCCCCGCCTGCGCCCTGCGCGCGAATGGCTACCAGCAATACGCGGCGAGAAAGGCTGCAAAGCAGGCTAAATAA
- a CDS encoding helix-turn-helix domain-containing protein: MIAPQSINWESRLQQDSWQGTLWLAPDFAILHGAAGATDSHAHYAHQLMLSTGAPFTARLDGIVHTARHLLIDSLRPHAILAAPAFTLTIYAEPQRLGGAALLAAAASAGAHSLDSLAAALQAQPREILADARVQRALDKVDALLSGKVSAAAVAEAAHLSLSQLERLFSAQLGLPVRRLVLWRRLRLAIRFILLGSTLTEAAHGAGFADAAHFSRTMRSLFGVRADRSLRQLDVKLLD; this comes from the coding sequence ATGATCGCCCCGCAATCCATCAACTGGGAGTCGCGTTTGCAGCAGGATAGCTGGCAGGGAACACTATGGCTGGCGCCGGACTTTGCCATCTTGCATGGCGCAGCGGGCGCCACGGACAGCCACGCCCATTATGCGCACCAGCTGATGCTGAGCACGGGCGCGCCCTTCACGGCCAGGCTCGACGGCATCGTCCACACGGCGCGGCACTTGCTGATCGACAGCCTGCGCCCGCACGCCATCCTGGCCGCGCCGGCTTTCACACTGACCATCTATGCGGAGCCGCAGCGCCTGGGTGGCGCGGCCTTGCTGGCCGCCGCCGCCAGCGCAGGCGCGCACAGCCTGGACAGCCTGGCCGCCGCGCTGCAGGCACAACCGAGGGAAATCCTCGCCGACGCGCGCGTGCAGCGCGCGCTGGACAAAGTCGATGCCCTGCTATCGGGCAAGGTCAGCGCGGCCGCCGTGGCCGAGGCGGCGCATTTGTCGCTGAGCCAGCTGGAACGCCTGTTCAGCGCCCAGCTGGGCTTGCCCGTGCGACGCCTGGTGCTGTGGCGCCGCCTGCGCCTGGCCATCCGTTTCATCCTGCTCGGCAGTACCCTGACGGAGGCGGCCCACGGCGCCGGCTTTGCCGATGCCGCGCATTTTTCGCGCACTATGCGCAGCCTGTTTGGCGTGCGCGCCGACCGCAGCTTGCGCCAGCTCGACGTCAAGCTGCTCGATTGA
- a CDS encoding nucleotidyltransferase family protein, which translates to MQPALAARLRAIVRSTPWCMQALHAVAQLGLPDCCIGAGAVRNLVWDALHGYAHPSALSDVDVAYFDAHDSSPESETQLRQRLATLLPGVPWEVCNQARVHLWFEDEFGYAVPPLLSLDDAIATWPEFATSVGIYLQPDGEIGIVAPHGLDDLFNMVVRRNPARISLDGYAQRLASKDYAARWPRVTIISQASDGVKRN; encoded by the coding sequence ATGCAGCCGGCACTGGCAGCGCGGCTGCGCGCCATCGTCAGGAGCACGCCATGGTGCATGCAGGCCCTGCACGCCGTTGCGCAGCTGGGCTTGCCGGACTGCTGCATCGGCGCCGGCGCCGTGCGCAATCTCGTGTGGGACGCCTTGCACGGCTATGCGCATCCATCGGCATTGAGCGATGTTGACGTGGCGTATTTCGATGCGCATGATTCAAGCCCGGAAAGCGAAACGCAGCTGCGCCAGCGCCTGGCCACCTTGCTGCCGGGCGTGCCGTGGGAGGTGTGCAACCAGGCCAGGGTGCACCTGTGGTTCGAAGACGAGTTTGGCTACGCCGTACCGCCCCTGCTGTCGCTCGACGACGCCATCGCTACCTGGCCCGAGTTTGCCACCTCGGTTGGCATCTATCTGCAGCCTGACGGCGAGATCGGCATCGTCGCGCCGCATGGCCTCGATGACCTGTTCAATATGGTGGTGCGGCGCAACCCGGCGCGCATCAGTCTGGATGGCTATGCGCAGCGCCTGGCCAGCAAGGACTATGCGGCGCGCTGGCCGCGCGTCACCATCATCTCCCAAGCAAGTGATGGTGTAAAACGCAATTAA
- a CDS encoding translocation/assembly module TamB domain-containing protein: protein MSDITTESHDAAPPPPAKKPRRWVRYVLIAVASLAVLLGGAFWFLGRESTLQMLVQKVASASGGEIEVSGVSGSLYNRMHLGHVSYRSKTQHITADNIDINWSPFQFFSEGIAISELHVASLSVESTAPSEEPSTMPASLASPFKIGISDARLDKVTLVSAGGNTVFEKIHFSLSGDKTQWQLEDASALTPFGQATASATIAATQPFKLGGKASLTQLTPAAGEKPAALALQLGGDLNVLNVTAKGSAGAATADAQLALAPFDPVIILRSASIKGRNINPGKFDATLPQADLSLELDAAIDTRPNAQTVSGKLAILNHATPGPIDQQKLPLRQFEARLGGTLTATTLESAIIDFGNAGKFTGSGKLNRDAVDGPIGNAQLTLHTDKIDLQHIYSSINSTKIVGDIVLDSDGKTQTLRAKLGEAKLRLDVEATLADSLVQLRKATLQAGKSSVNATGQISLKDDQPFKAVANASRLNPADFGAFPVADLNLDVRANGHVAPQWLANADFTVRPSKLLDQPLSGKGKLTADAAHFSGIDVQLALGKNNVTAKGNFGGAGEKLNWNVDARQLSALQGDLLGTVLASGVVQGTLQQPRTSFVADAKGLGLTSGKRPAPDSAIHASGDVGLTGPKKEAELKMTGSLQKINPAAFGASLPNGNVNADFNGNGRLSGDWQVALNLALRESTLQNAPLAGYAKLSANVKRIDNVDTELRLGPNSLLAKGALGGATDKLTWKLDAPQLSTLGPRFAGVLQAAGSVSGKMDAPAAQLTLDGRDLTFFGDQQLKSIKGSASVGAGQGALDPMVSSLDITGYSTPTFKLASARLGTTGTRGSHTVSLAARNDDFDATVQVRGSQSGAGWTGTIDSLQNKGRYALVLQAPVPVKVAGPAGSGVAGLGQPEQISVGNTVIKLPAGSITMQNLVKNGPRWTSSGQAAGVALTYLAQVIPALQANARSDLTLGAQWSLDMQVPTAKQKDPSLAGMLHIYREKGDVTVGVEQPLALGLRTLDARVDVANQQLRLAVKLDGARAGQSDINATVQMLGGRISNDSALSLTGTTSIDSLAWLAPLTGQPGLELGGALKVALAGSGTIGAPQLNGDINGSKLLVNWADQGLKLRNGVLQAKLAGDQLQLQRLSFDGGDGKVQADGWVRFANGEASLELKLMADRLQALSRPDRTLILSGNSTLVRNDKRFSFEGKFKANRALIELAPQDTPTQSSDVVVLGKEVKGGKEAPSLPLNIDLEFDLGNAFHLRGMGIDADLAGNVRARVINRAAPRVTGSIRVVNGLYAAYGQKLAIERGLIAFTGAYDNPSLNILAVRKRPEGEALSETNVEAGVEVRGTAQAPTAKLVSTPSVSDSDKLAWLILGHGAETAAGDEMALLTTAAGALFGGSGGGLQGKLASSLGLDEVGLSQAQGLESTVVTVGKRLSSRAYLTFEQGTSTATSLVKLRYKLNRRITLQFQTGTNNALDVLYTWAFD, encoded by the coding sequence ATGTCCGATATTACTACCGAGTCCCACGACGCCGCGCCGCCACCGCCGGCGAAAAAACCGCGCCGCTGGGTGCGCTATGTGCTGATCGCCGTCGCCAGCCTGGCCGTGCTGCTGGGCGGCGCCTTCTGGTTCCTGGGCCGCGAATCGACCTTGCAGATGCTGGTGCAAAAAGTGGCCAGCGCCAGCGGCGGCGAAATCGAAGTGTCGGGCGTGTCCGGCTCGCTGTACAACCGCATGCACCTGGGCCACGTCAGCTACCGCAGCAAGACGCAGCACATCACGGCCGACAACATCGATATCAACTGGTCGCCATTCCAGTTCTTCTCGGAAGGCATCGCCATCAGCGAACTGCACGTGGCCAGCCTGTCCGTGGAAAGCACGGCGCCGTCCGAAGAACCATCGACCATGCCTGCCAGCCTGGCCTCGCCGTTCAAGATCGGCATCAGCGACGCGCGCCTGGACAAGGTGACGCTGGTGAGCGCGGGCGGCAACACGGTGTTTGAAAAGATCCATTTCAGCCTGTCGGGCGACAAGACGCAATGGCAGCTGGAAGACGCTTCGGCCCTCACGCCCTTCGGCCAGGCCACGGCCAGCGCGACGATTGCCGCCACGCAACCGTTCAAACTCGGCGGCAAGGCAAGTTTGACGCAGCTCACCCCCGCCGCCGGTGAAAAACCCGCCGCCCTCGCCTTGCAACTGGGCGGCGACCTGAATGTGCTGAACGTGACAGCCAAGGGCAGCGCGGGCGCGGCCACGGCCGATGCCCAGCTGGCGCTGGCGCCGTTCGACCCTGTCATCATCCTGCGCTCGGCCAGCATCAAAGGCCGCAACATCAATCCGGGCAAGTTCGACGCCACCCTGCCGCAGGCGGACCTGAGCCTGGAACTCGATGCCGCCATCGATACGCGGCCCAACGCGCAAACCGTGTCGGGCAAGCTGGCCATCCTCAACCACGCCACGCCCGGCCCCATCGACCAGCAAAAGCTGCCGCTGCGCCAGTTCGAGGCGCGCCTGGGCGGCACCCTGACGGCCACCACGCTCGAGTCGGCCATCATCGATTTCGGCAACGCGGGCAAATTCACGGGTAGCGGCAAGCTCAACCGCGACGCTGTCGACGGCCCCATCGGCAACGCGCAGCTGACCTTGCACACCGACAAGATCGACTTGCAACACATTTACAGCAGCATCAACAGCACGAAGATCGTCGGCGACATCGTGCTCGACAGCGATGGCAAGACGCAGACCCTGCGCGCCAAGCTGGGTGAAGCCAAGCTGCGCCTGGACGTGGAAGCCACCCTGGCCGACTCGCTCGTGCAATTGCGCAAGGCAACCTTGCAAGCAGGCAAAAGCAGCGTGAATGCGACGGGCCAGATCAGCCTGAAGGACGATCAGCCGTTCAAGGCCGTGGCCAATGCCAGCCGCCTCAATCCCGCCGACTTCGGCGCCTTCCCCGTGGCCGACCTGAACCTCGACGTGCGCGCCAATGGCCACGTGGCGCCCCAGTGGCTGGCGAATGCGGACTTCACCGTACGCCCCAGCAAGCTGCTCGACCAGCCCCTGTCGGGCAAGGGCAAGCTGACGGCCGATGCGGCCCACTTCAGCGGCATCGACGTGCAGCTGGCACTGGGCAAGAACAACGTGACGGCCAAGGGCAACTTTGGCGGCGCCGGCGAAAAGCTGAACTGGAATGTCGATGCACGGCAACTTTCCGCCCTGCAGGGCGACTTGCTGGGCACCGTGCTGGCCAGCGGCGTGGTGCAAGGCACCCTGCAGCAGCCGCGCACGAGCTTTGTTGCCGATGCAAAAGGACTGGGTCTCACCAGCGGCAAGCGCCCTGCGCCGGACAGCGCCATCCACGCCAGCGGCGACGTGGGCTTGACGGGACCGAAAAAGGAAGCGGAACTGAAAATGACGGGTTCCTTGCAAAAGATCAACCCGGCCGCGTTTGGCGCATCACTGCCCAACGGCAACGTCAATGCGGATTTCAACGGCAACGGCCGCCTGAGCGGCGACTGGCAAGTGGCCCTCAACCTGGCCCTGCGCGAATCGACCCTGCAAAACGCCCCGCTGGCCGGCTACGCCAAGCTGTCGGCCAACGTGAAACGCATCGACAACGTGGATACGGAACTGCGCCTGGGGCCGAACAGCCTGCTGGCCAAGGGCGCGCTGGGCGGCGCCACGGACAAGCTGACGTGGAAACTCGATGCGCCGCAACTGTCGACCCTGGGTCCGCGCTTTGCCGGCGTGCTGCAGGCAGCCGGCTCCGTCAGCGGCAAGATGGACGCGCCCGCCGCGCAACTGACGCTCGATGGTCGTGACCTGACCTTCTTTGGCGACCAGCAACTGAAATCCATCAAAGGCAGCGCCAGCGTGGGCGCCGGCCAGGGCGCGCTCGACCCCATGGTCAGCAGCCTGGACATCACGGGCTACAGCACGCCCACCTTCAAGCTGGCCAGCGCCCGCCTGGGGACGACGGGCACGCGCGGCAGCCATACGGTGAGTTTGGCGGCGCGCAACGACGATTTCGACGCCACCGTGCAAGTCCGTGGCAGCCAGAGCGGCGCCGGCTGGACGGGCACCATCGACAGCCTGCAAAACAAGGGCCGCTATGCGCTGGTGCTGCAAGCGCCCGTGCCCGTCAAGGTGGCCGGTCCTGCCGGCAGCGGCGTGGCGGGCCTCGGTCAGCCCGAGCAGATCAGCGTGGGCAACACCGTCATCAAATTGCCAGCAGGCAGCATCACCATGCAAAACCTGGTCAAGAACGGCCCCCGCTGGACCAGTTCCGGCCAGGCGGCCGGCGTGGCGCTGACCTACCTGGCGCAAGTGATCCCCGCGCTGCAGGCCAATGCGCGCAGCGACCTGACCCTGGGCGCGCAGTGGTCGCTCGACATGCAGGTGCCGACGGCCAAGCAGAAAGATCCGTCCCTGGCCGGCATGCTGCATATCTACCGCGAAAAAGGCGACGTGACGGTAGGCGTGGAACAGCCGCTGGCGCTGGGCTTGCGCACCCTGGATGCCCGCGTGGATGTCGCCAACCAGCAATTGCGCCTGGCCGTGAAACTCGATGGCGCGCGCGCGGGCCAGAGCGACATCAATGCCACCGTGCAAATGCTGGGCGGGCGCATCAGCAACGACAGCGCCCTCTCGCTGACGGGCACCACCAGCATCGATTCGCTGGCGTGGCTGGCGCCGCTGACGGGCCAGCCGGGCCTGGAACTGGGCGGTGCCTTGAAGGTCGCGCTGGCCGGCAGCGGCACCATCGGCGCGCCGCAATTGAATGGCGACATCAACGGCAGCAAGCTGCTGGTGAACTGGGCCGACCAGGGCTTGAAATTGCGCAATGGCGTGCTGCAAGCCAAGTTGGCCGGCGATCAATTGCAATTGCAGCGCCTGAGCTTTGACGGCGGCGATGGCAAGGTGCAGGCAGATGGCTGGGTACGCTTTGCGAATGGCGAAGCGAGCCTGGAACTGAAACTGATGGCCGACCGACTGCAGGCGCTGTCGCGCCCCGACCGTACCTTGATCCTGTCGGGCAACAGCACCCTGGTACGCAATGACAAGCGCTTCAGCTTTGAGGGCAAGTTCAAGGCCAACCGCGCGCTGATCGAGCTGGCGCCGCAAGACACGCCGACGCAAAGCAGCGACGTGGTGGTGCTGGGCAAGGAAGTGAAGGGCGGCAAGGAAGCGCCTTCGCTCCCCCTGAATATCGACCTCGAGTTCGACCTGGGCAATGCCTTCCACCTGCGCGGCATGGGCATCGATGCGGACCTGGCGGGCAATGTGCGCGCCAGGGTCATCAACCGCGCCGCGCCGCGCGTGACGGGCAGCATCCGGGTCGTCAATGGCCTGTATGCGGCATATGGGCAGAAACTGGCCATCGAACGGGGCTTGATCGCCTTCACGGGCGCCTACGACAACCCGTCCCTGAACATCCTCGCCGTGCGCAAGCGCCCCGAGGGCGAAGCCTTGTCGGAAACGAATGTGGAAGCGGGCGTGGAAGTGCGCGGCACGGCCCAGGCGCCGACGGCCAAGCTGGTCTCCACGCCAAGCGTCTCGGACAGCGACAAGCTGGCCTGGCTGATCCTAGGCCACGGCGCGGAAACGGCGGCCGGCGATGAAATGGCCCTCTTGACGACGGCTGCAGGCGCCCTCTTCGGCGGCTCCGGCGGCGGCTTGCAGGGCAAGCTGGCCAGTTCGCTGGGACTCGATGAAGTGGGCCTGTCGCAGGCGCAAGGGCTGGAAAGCACGGTCGTCACCGTCGGCAAGCGCCTGTCCTCGCGCGCCTACCTGACGTTCGAGCAAGGCACGAGCACGGCGACGAGCCTGGTCAAGCTGCGCTACAAGCTGAACCGCCGCATCACCCTGCAATTCCAGACGGGCACGAACAATGCCCTGGACGTTTTATATACGTGGGCATTCGACTAG